GTCGCTCGGCGACCGGCTCCAGCACCGGCAGCAGCCGCCGGAGGTCGTCGGTAACCAGGTCCTCGTTGCCGTCGTCGTCGAGGATGAGGATCGCGTCCATCCCGTAGCGCGCGGCCCGCCATTTGTTCTCCTGGGCGAACCAGGCCGGGATCGTCGGCAGGGGGCGTCCGGCGTCGAGCTCGGCGGAGAAGTGCTCGACCAGGCAGTGGGTCAGGGCGGCGAGGCTCTTGACCTCGGCGAGGGTCGGCGAACCGTCACAGATCCGCACCTCCAGCGTGCCGAACTTCGGTGACGGACGCAGGTCCCAGCGGATCTCGTCGAAACTGTCGATCACGCCGGTGCGCATCATGTCGGCGACGTACCCCTCCAGCTCGCTCCACCGCTCGAACTGGAACGGCAGCCCCGCGGTCGGCAGCTGCTGGAACATGAGGGCCCGGTTGGAGGCGTAGCCGGTGTCCTTGCCGCCCCAGAACGGCGACGAGGCGCTGAGGGCCTGGAAGTGGCCGTAGTAGGCCAGCATCGCCCGGCTGATCGGCAGCACCTTGTCGCGGTCCTCGATACCGACGTGCACGTGCACGCCGTAGATCAGCATCTGGCGCCCCCACCACTGGGTGCGGTCGATCAGCGTCGCGTACCGCTCCTTGTCGGTCACGTGCTGCATGTCCCACCGCGAGAAGGGGTGGGTGCCGGCGCACATCAGCTCGACCCGCAACCGGTCGGTGACGGTCCGGATGAGGTCGACGTTGCGCGACAGGTCCTCGGCGGCCTCGCGCACGGTGCTCGCCACCCCCGACACCACCTCGACCGTGTTGAGCAGCAGCTCCTGCCGGATGTGCGGGTGCGGCCCTCCGCCCGGTGGCGCGACCGCGTCGAGCACGTACCCCGCGACCTGACGCAGGTCGCCGGAGTCGGCGTCGACCAGGGCCAGCTCCCACTCGATGCCGATCGACGAGCGCTCGGACGTCGCGAAGGGGATCTGCATGCCTACATCCTGCCGGTGGCCCGGGCCGCCGGCGTCGGCCGGGGAGAGTCTGCATCCATCCCCGAATCCTCCCACGGCCCGACGCGTCGGTGTCCTGACCGCGTGGCAGAGTAGCCGGCATGCCCGGCACCAATCTCACCCGTGAAGAAGCCCAGCAGCGCGCCAGCGTCGTCTCCACCGGGACGTACGTGGTGGAGCTCGACCTCACGCTCGACCCGCCCGCCTCCGGGCCGCACCGGTTCGGGTCCGTCACCACCCTGACGTTCGACGCCACGGCCGGTGCGTCGACCTTCGTCGACCTGGTCGACGCAGAGGTCCTCGCCGTCACCCTCAACGGTCACGACCTGCCGGTCGACTCCTATCGCGACAGTCGTATCCCCCTGACCGACCTCGCCGAGCACAACGAGCTGCGGGTCGAGGCCCGGTGCAGCTACTCGCACTCCGGTGAAGGACTGCACCGCTTCGTCGATCCCACCGACGACCGGGTCTACCTCTACACCCAGTTCGAGGTGCCCGACGCCCGGCGGGTCTTCGCGACCTTCGAGCAGCCCGACCTCAAGGCCACGTTCGAGTTCCACGTCACCGCCCCGTCGCAGTGGCAGGTCGTGTCGAACTCACCCACGCCGGAGCCGGAGCCGGTGGACGGCGACACAGCCGTGTGGCACTTCGCCCCCACGCAGGTCATGTCGACCTACATCACCGCGCTCGTCGCCGGCGAGTACCACGTCGTCCGCGACTCCTACAGCGGCGCGTACGACGACATCCCGCTCGGCGTGTTCTGTCGTCAGTCGCTCGTCGAGCACCTCGACGCGGACGACATCCTGCTCGTCACGAAGCAGGGCTTCGAGTTCTTCGAGGGCGCCTTCGAGATGGGGTACCCGTTCGGCAAGTACGACCAGCTGTTCGTGCCGGAGTACAACATGGGCGCGATGGAGAACGCGGGCTGCGTCACCTTCCGCGACGAGATGATCTTCCGCAGCCGGCAGACCGTCTCGGCCTACGAGCAGCGGGCCAACACGATCCTGCACGAGATGGCCCACATGTGGTTCGGCGACCTCGTCACGATGCGGTGGTGGGACGACCTGTGGCTCAACGAATCGTTCGCGGAGTGGGCCGCGCACCACTCGTCGGTGCAGGCGACCCGGTTCACCGACGCCTGGACCGGGTTCACCAACAACCGCAAGAACTGGGCGTACCGCCAGGACCAGCTGCCGTCGACCCACCCGATCGCCGCCGACAACCACGACCTGCACGCGGTCGAGGCGAACTTCGACGGGATCACCTACGCCAAGGGCGCCTCGAGCCTGAAGCAGCTGGTCGCCTGGGTGGGTGAGGAGGACTTCCTCGCCGGACTCCGGGCGTACTTCACCCGGCACGCCTTCGGCAACACCGAGCTGGCCGACCTGCTCGTCGAGCTGGAGCAGGCGTCGGGCCGCGAGCTGGAGTCGTGGTCGGCCGAGTGGCTGCAGACCACGGGCGTCAACACGCTGCGGGCCCGGTTCGAGACCTCCGAGCCTGACGCCGAGGGCCACGAGCACTTCACCTCGTTCGTCGTGGAGCAGACCGCCCACCCCGACCACCCGACGCTCCGGCGCCACCGCATCGCCATCGGCCTGTACGACCTCGTCGCGGGAGCGCTCGTGCGCACCGAGCGCATCGAGACCGACGTGCGAGGAGCCGAGACCGAGATCGCCGAGCTGGTGGGGCGCCGCCGACCCGATCTGGTGCTGCTCAACGACGACGACCTCACCTACGCCAAGATCCGCCTCGACGACCGGTCGTTCCAGACCCTGGTGGGCGGCATCGATGCGTTCGAGGAGTCGCTGCCCCGGGCGCTGTGCTGGGGCGCGGCCTGGGACATGACCCGGGACGCCGAGCTGCCGTCCGCGGACTTCGTGTCCCTCGTGCTCGCCGGTGTCGGGTCGGAGTCCGACCTGACCGCCGTGGCCTCGCTCCTGCGGCAGGGCCAGGGTGCCGTCAACCTCTACACCCCCGAGGCCCAGCAGCCCCACCTGGGGCACCGGTGGGAGACCGGTCTGCGCGAGCTGGTCGAGGCGGCCGAGCCCGGCAGCGACCACCAGCTGGCGCTCGTCCGTGGGTGCGCGTCGGCCGCCCAGGGGCCGGAGTTCCTGCGGGCGGTGCTGGGCGGCGCCCTCGACGGACTCGCGGTCGACACCGACCTGCGCTGGACGCTGCTGTTCGCCCTCGCCCGACTGGGCGAGCTGACCGATGCCGAGCTGGAGGCCGAGCTCGAGCGCGACCCCAGCAACTCCGGTCGTGAGCGGGCAGCGGGAGTCCGGGCCGTGCGGCCCACGGCCGACGCGAAGGCCGAGGCATGGCACCGGGCGGCGGTCGACGCCGGCACCCCCAACGAGACCCGTCGCAACATCGCGGGGGCCTTCCAGGTCTCCGGCCAGGCGGAGCTCCTGCGTCCCTACGTCGACCAGTACCTCTCGATGGCCGACACGGTCATCGACGACATGGGCGTCTGGATCGGGCAGGTGGCCCTGGTCCATCTCTTCCCGTCGGCCAACCCCGACGAGGAGGTCCTGGCGAAGGTCGATGCCTGGCTCGCCTCCACGAAGGCGAACTCCGCGGCGGTGCGTTACGTCTCGGAGGGCCGCGACGACCTCGCGCGAGCTCTTCGCGCCCGGTCGGCCTGACCCACCTTCCCGCTGGGAGTGACGTTTCGGCCCCTGATCCCGCAGATCAGGGGCCGATTCGTCACTCCCAGCGGGGACGGGTCAGTGGGCGGAGACGCGCTCGATCTCGGTGCCCGGCGCCGGCGGGACGTAGTTGCGGCGAGCGGTGAGCAGCGCGAACAGCCAGATGACCCCGAAGAGGGCCGCGGGGATCCCCACCAGCAGGCCGAGGTACTCCAGCCCGCTCAGCCCCTCGGTGGCCTCCCACGTGGTGGGGGCGTCGGCCGCACCGGCGGAGGCGGTGGCCAGCACGGTGACGAGGACGGACGTGACGACGGCGAAGAGGCGCACGGGGGTCAACATGGGGCCATTCTATCGGTCCGTAGGCTGGACACATGCCTGACCTCGACCTTCAACTGCCCGAAGGACGCGCCTTCGAATACCTCGTCGAGCGACCGTCCGGCGTCCTGCTCATCGTCGTCCTCGCCCTCGTCCTGCGATGGCTCGTGCGACGGGCCATCGGCCGCGTCGTCCGGCGCGCCGGCGCCGGCAGCGTCCCCGGTGCCACCCCGCGCTCCAAGGCCGGTGAGTTCCTCGCCGACCTGAGGCCCGGAGCCTCCCAGCGGCGCCAGCAGCGGGCCACGGCCATCGGCGACCTGCTGACCTCGATCGCCAGCATCCTCATCGCCGGGATCGCCTTCGTCATGATCCTCGACCAGCTCGGCGTCAACATCGCGCCGCTGCTCACCGGAGCCGGGATCCTGGGTGTGGCGCTCGGCTTCGGCGCACAGACCCTGGTCAAGGACTTCCTGGCCGGCATCTTCATGATCCTCGAGGACCAGTACGGGGTCGGTGACGTCATCGACATGGGTGAGGCCAGTGGCACCGTCGAGGCGGTGGGCCTGCGCATCACGCGGCTGCGCGACGTGAACGGCACGGTCTGGTACGTCCGCAACGGAGAGGTCGTACGCGTCGGCAACCAGAGCCAGACGTGGGCCCGCACGGTGCTGGACATCACCGTCAGCTACGACGCCGACCTCGACGTGGTGCAGCAGATCCTCGCCGAGGAGGCGCACGCGGTGTACACCGACGAGAAGTTCAGCGAGGTGGTGCTGGAGGAGCCCGAGGTATGGGGCGTCGAACGTTTCGACAGCGACGGAGCCGTGGTGCGGGTCGTGCTGAAGACCGCACCGCTGCAGCAGTGGGCGGTGGCACGCGCCATGCGTCAACGCATCAAGTACCGCTTCGACGAGGCCGGGATCGAGATCCCCAGCCTCTTCCGTGCCCGCGTCGAGGAGTCCTCGGAATGAGCTTCTACGACGACATCGGTGGACGGTCGACCATCGAGCAGGTCGTACGCGTCTTCTACGACGGAGTCGCCGGCGACCCGCTGCTCCGTCCGATGTACCCGGAAGCCGACCTGGACCCGGCCCGAGAGCGGTTCACCCTGTTCCTCGAGCAGTACTGGGGCGGGCCGACCACGTACAGCGAGCAGCGCGGCCACCCGCGGCTGCGGATGCGGCACGCGCCGTTCGCCGTCACGGCCGAGGCGCGTGACGCCTGGCTGCACCACTTCCGCGCCGGCCTCGACAGCGCCGACCTGACGCCGGAGCAGGACGAGCAGTTCTGGGCCTACGCGCAGCACGCGGCCACGTTCATGGTCAACACCGCGTCCTGACCGAAGGGAAGCGGGGTTGGGCCAGGAACCAACAGCACAGCATGGTCAACACCGCGTCCTGAGCGCAGCGAAGCGGTGGGGGCCGTGGACCAACAGCACAGCATGGTCAACACCGCGTCCTGACCGATCAGCCGAGGGCGCGCAGCGCGGCGAGTCCCTCGGCGGTGAGCGGCCTGGACCGCTGGGTCTGCGGGTCGAACCCGACGCAGACCACGTCGGCGGTGGCGACGACCAGCCCGTCGAGCACCAGATCGGCCGCCATGGTGAAGGACTTGGTACCCGTCGCGGCGACGAGGGTGTGGATCTCGACCGGCTCGGCCCTCCACGTGAGGGGCGCGGCCTGACGGACGTCGACCCGCGCGACGACGAACGCCCCGACCGTCGCGTGCGCGTCGGCCCGGGCGAAGGTCGCGACGCGGCCCTCCTGGAACACCTCGAAGAGTCGTGTCTGGGTGACCACGCCGTCCGGCCCGACGTCGGACCGCCGGAGGCGGCACCGGAAGGGCTCGTCGGTCGTGACCCGCCGCTCGAGCGGGTCGGGCGCGCCCAGCGTGGTGCGCAGTGTCGCGTGCACGGTGCGCTCGTCCCCGGCGCCGAGCGTGATCTCCTGGTCGACACGACCGCCGTCGATGACGGAGTCCACGACGACCGACCGGCGCGACAGCGCCATCGGCCTCAGGTACTCCACCTCGACGCGGCCCTCCCAGCGGTCGGCGGCCAGCAGTCCCTGGTCCTGCAGATCGGCGCGCGCCTCCGCCGCGTGGGCGACGTAGACCACGTTGGTGACGTGGTTCAGCAGGTCGATGTCGGCCCACCGCATGGGCATCCGGTACTGGTGCACCCGGCGATGATGTCAGACCCGCGTGGATCGGGAGCGGC
The Aeromicrobium marinum DSM 15272 genome window above contains:
- a CDS encoding globin gives rise to the protein MSFYDDIGGRSTIEQVVRVFYDGVAGDPLLRPMYPEADLDPARERFTLFLEQYWGGPTTYSEQRGHPRLRMRHAPFAVTAEARDAWLHHFRAGLDSADLTPEQDEQFWAYAQHAATFMVNTAS
- a CDS encoding glutamate--cysteine ligase encodes the protein MQIPFATSERSSIGIEWELALVDADSGDLRQVAGYVLDAVAPPGGGPHPHIRQELLLNTVEVVSGVASTVREAAEDLSRNVDLIRTVTDRLRVELMCAGTHPFSRWDMQHVTDKERYATLIDRTQWWGRQMLIYGVHVHVGIEDRDKVLPISRAMLAYYGHFQALSASSPFWGGKDTGYASNRALMFQQLPTAGLPFQFERWSELEGYVADMMRTGVIDSFDEIRWDLRPSPKFGTLEVRICDGSPTLAEVKSLAALTHCLVEHFSAELDAGRPLPTIPAWFAQENKWRAARYGMDAILILDDDGNEDLVTDDLRRLLPVLEPVAERLDCTAELAGILDIVAAGASYQRQRAVAAASGGRLDVVVRHLVEEMRAGRPLLTTP
- a CDS encoding acyl-CoA thioesterase, encoding MHQYRMPMRWADIDLLNHVTNVVYVAHAAEARADLQDQGLLAADRWEGRVEVEYLRPMALSRRSVVVDSVIDGGRVDQEITLGAGDERTVHATLRTTLGAPDPLERRVTTDEPFRCRLRRSDVGPDGVVTQTRLFEVFQEGRVATFARADAHATVGAFVVARVDVRQAAPLTWRAEPVEIHTLVAATGTKSFTMAADLVLDGLVVATADVVCVGFDPQTQRSRPLTAEGLAALRALG
- the pepN gene encoding aminopeptidase N; the protein is MPGTNLTREEAQQRASVVSTGTYVVELDLTLDPPASGPHRFGSVTTLTFDATAGASTFVDLVDAEVLAVTLNGHDLPVDSYRDSRIPLTDLAEHNELRVEARCSYSHSGEGLHRFVDPTDDRVYLYTQFEVPDARRVFATFEQPDLKATFEFHVTAPSQWQVVSNSPTPEPEPVDGDTAVWHFAPTQVMSTYITALVAGEYHVVRDSYSGAYDDIPLGVFCRQSLVEHLDADDILLVTKQGFEFFEGAFEMGYPFGKYDQLFVPEYNMGAMENAGCVTFRDEMIFRSRQTVSAYEQRANTILHEMAHMWFGDLVTMRWWDDLWLNESFAEWAAHHSSVQATRFTDAWTGFTNNRKNWAYRQDQLPSTHPIAADNHDLHAVEANFDGITYAKGASSLKQLVAWVGEEDFLAGLRAYFTRHAFGNTELADLLVELEQASGRELESWSAEWLQTTGVNTLRARFETSEPDAEGHEHFTSFVVEQTAHPDHPTLRRHRIAIGLYDLVAGALVRTERIETDVRGAETEIAELVGRRRPDLVLLNDDDLTYAKIRLDDRSFQTLVGGIDAFEESLPRALCWGAAWDMTRDAELPSADFVSLVLAGVGSESDLTAVASLLRQGQGAVNLYTPEAQQPHLGHRWETGLRELVEAAEPGSDHQLALVRGCASAAQGPEFLRAVLGGALDGLAVDTDLRWTLLFALARLGELTDAELEAELERDPSNSGRERAAGVRAVRPTADAKAEAWHRAAVDAGTPNETRRNIAGAFQVSGQAELLRPYVDQYLSMADTVIDDMGVWIGQVALVHLFPSANPDEEVLAKVDAWLASTKANSAAVRYVSEGRDDLARALRARSA
- a CDS encoding mechanosensitive ion channel family protein; this encodes MPDLDLQLPEGRAFEYLVERPSGVLLIVVLALVLRWLVRRAIGRVVRRAGAGSVPGATPRSKAGEFLADLRPGASQRRQQRATAIGDLLTSIASILIAGIAFVMILDQLGVNIAPLLTGAGILGVALGFGAQTLVKDFLAGIFMILEDQYGVGDVIDMGEASGTVEAVGLRITRLRDVNGTVWYVRNGEVVRVGNQSQTWARTVLDITVSYDADLDVVQQILAEEAHAVYTDEKFSEVVLEEPEVWGVERFDSDGAVVRVVLKTAPLQQWAVARAMRQRIKYRFDEAGIEIPSLFRARVEESSE